A single Cryomorphaceae bacterium DNA region contains:
- a CDS encoding PKD domain-containing protein produces the protein MKNLKPLLHSFLAVILCSSIASAQTITSAVISANPLDCQPFTVNIAGDLPATNYIVTGDNVTVSGNTMTVRVTFDAPGFGLTVITPYTHTVTVPANVGTPGLTTLIMEAYFTPFSQITSTFPQTFTLGSCCPASANFSTNDSLYCWDAPIQVTDNSAGTTNVDWYVNGAFDHSGVGDFNLTGLSGTVEISQVAIDPGCTDSTSKSVYVGPEPAFGFSALQAGQQFTFTSSGSSAFTYDWDFGDGNTDQGNLVTHTYAQDGNYTVCMTTTDDQGCSSDSCQVVNYSTVGLEEPQEFLHIYPNPASSVITIEGRVDGPILWFNQLGQQIDVPKHEGSQPFVRLYDLSEIPKGIYYVQWADQAEKVVVQ, from the coding sequence ATGAAAAATTTAAAGCCGCTCCTTCATTCGTTCCTAGCAGTGATTTTGTGCTCTAGTATTGCTTCAGCTCAAACCATAACGAGTGCCGTAATTTCTGCTAACCCACTGGACTGCCAGCCCTTCACCGTTAACATTGCGGGGGATTTGCCGGCAACCAATTACATTGTCACCGGGGATAATGTAACCGTGAGCGGAAATACCATGACCGTTCGAGTCACTTTTGATGCGCCGGGCTTTGGACTAACGGTCATTACGCCTTACACCCATACCGTAACCGTTCCAGCCAATGTGGGCACGCCTGGACTGACCACCCTCATCATGGAGGCGTATTTTACGCCCTTTTCGCAGATCACCTCGACCTTCCCACAGACCTTTACCTTGGGAAGTTGCTGTCCGGCTTCGGCCAATTTCAGCACCAACGACAGTCTATACTGTTGGGATGCACCCATTCAAGTCACGGACAATAGTGCCGGAACGACCAATGTCGATTGGTATGTGAACGGAGCATTTGACCACAGTGGTGTTGGTGATTTTAATTTAACTGGACTATCCGGCACTGTGGAGATTTCTCAAGTCGCCATAGACCCAGGATGTACAGACAGTACTTCAAAAAGTGTTTATGTAGGACCTGAACCCGCATTTGGGTTCTCAGCACTTCAAGCCGGTCAACAGTTCACTTTCACTTCAAGTGGCAGTAGTGCCTTTACCTACGATTGGGACTTTGGCGATGGAAATACGGACCAGGGAAACTTGGTCACCCATACTTATGCTCAGGACGGTAATTACACTGTGTGCATGACCACGACCGATGACCAAGGCTGCAGTTCTGATTCTTGCCAGGTGGTCAACTATTCCACCGTCGGTCTGGAAGAACCTCAGGAGTTCCTGCACATTTATCCGAATCCTGCTAGTTCAGTGATCACTATTGAAGGTCGTGTGGATGGGCCCATCCTTTGGTTCAACCAATTGGGTCAGCAAATCGATGTGCCGAAGCATGAAGGCTCTCAACCCTTCGTTCGCTTGTACGACTTGAGTGAAATCCCAAAGGGAATCTACTACGTCCAGTGGGCGGACCAGGCTGAAAAAGTAGTGGTTCAATAA
- a CDS encoding PKD domain-containing protein — MFAPYTHVINIPANAVPAGSYQLNITIFSVPIGQNSASFTTPFTLGSCCPASANFSTNDSLYCWDSPIQVTDNSAGTTNVDWYVNGAFDHSGVGDFVLSGHTGTVEISQVAIDPGCTDSTSKSVYVALEPAFGFSALQVGQQFTFTAGGSSAYTYDWDFGDGNTAQGNLVTHTYAQDGNYTVCMTTTDDQNCNADSCQVVNYSTVGLDEPQEFLHIYPNPASSLITIEGRVDGPILWFNQLGQQIDVPKHEGSQPFVRLYDLREIPKGIYYVQWADQAEKIVIQ, encoded by the coding sequence ATGTTTGCACCCTACACCCACGTCATCAACATTCCGGCAAACGCTGTACCTGCGGGGTCCTACCAATTGAATATCACCATTTTCAGTGTACCCATTGGTCAAAACTCGGCTTCGTTCACCACTCCATTTACTTTAGGAAGTTGCTGTCCAGCATCCGCCAATTTCAGCACCAACGACAGTCTTTACTGTTGGGACTCCCCTATTCAAGTCACGGACAACAGCGCGGGAACGACAAACGTAGACTGGTATGTCAACGGCGCTTTTGATCATAGCGGAGTTGGAGATTTTGTCCTATCCGGACACACGGGGACCGTTGAAATCTCACAGGTGGCGATTGATCCTGGATGTACCGACAGTACTTCGAAGAGTGTTTATGTGGCCCTTGAGCCAGCCTTTGGATTTTCGGCCCTTCAAGTAGGTCAGCAGTTCACGTTCACGGCAGGTGGCAGCAGTGCCTATACCTACGATTGGGACTTTGGAGACGGAAACACAGCACAAGGAAACTTAGTGACCCATACCTACGCCCAAGACGGCAATTACACGGTTTGCATGACCACGACTGATGATCAAAACTGCAATGCTGATTCCTGTCAGGTTGTGAATTACTCTACGGTAGGCCTGGATGAGCCTCAGGAGTTCCTGCACATCTACCCGAACCCAGCAAGTTCATTGATCACGATTGAAGGCCGCGTGGATGGACCCATCCTCTGGTTCAACCAATTGGGTCAGCAGATCGATGTACCGAAGCACGAGGGCTCTCAGCCCTTTGTACGGCTTTATGACCTTCGTGAAATTCCCAAAGGAATCTACTATGTTCAGTGGGCAGATCAAGCCGAAAAAATTGTGATTCAATGA
- a CDS encoding DUF2807 domain-containing protein has translation MRTLTLLLLAFAVVSCQPGVVGNGKVVKRVIPVDDFDQLEVNGAYMIYVRQGDEPNLEIEMDENLFDYLEIDQNEGELEIESERMISKAEARNIYITVRNMRHININGANELETRGGLKGRSLSVEANGATEMRVEFEGSRLSVESNGGSDLRFRGTVGELQFEVNGASEINALEMKALRADVSVAGAADVLVWAEEELSINASGASSVKYKGNPTINKSTSGASSVSRKTE, from the coding sequence ATGAGAACACTTACCCTACTCCTATTGGCCTTTGCCGTGGTCTCCTGTCAACCGGGCGTTGTCGGGAACGGAAAGGTCGTGAAACGCGTCATCCCAGTGGACGACTTCGACCAACTTGAAGTCAACGGCGCCTACATGATCTACGTCCGACAAGGCGACGAGCCCAATCTCGAAATCGAAATGGATGAGAACCTCTTTGACTACCTGGAAATCGACCAGAACGAAGGGGAACTGGAAATCGAGTCCGAACGGATGATCAGCAAAGCCGAAGCGCGAAACATCTACATCACCGTCCGCAACATGCGCCACATCAACATCAATGGAGCCAATGAGCTCGAAACCCGCGGCGGCCTTAAAGGCCGTTCATTGAGTGTCGAGGCCAATGGGGCTACGGAAATGCGCGTGGAATTTGAGGGCAGCCGCCTTTCTGTGGAATCCAATGGAGGCAGCGATCTTCGTTTCCGAGGGACTGTAGGCGAACTCCAATTTGAAGTCAATGGGGCTTCTGAGATTAATGCCCTTGAAATGAAGGCCCTACGGGCCGATGTCAGTGTTGCCGGAGCAGCAGATGTGCTCGTCTGGGCGGAAGAAGAGCTCTCCATCAATGCCAGTGGAGCCTCCTCTGTCAAGTACAAAGGCAATCCGACCATCAACAAAAGCACAAGCGGCGCCAGTAGCGTCAGCCGAAAAACCGAGTAA
- a CDS encoding GIY-YIG nuclease family protein, translating to MYCIIDIETTGGSARNERITEIAMYKHDGFKIVAEWQSLINPEKRIPYNITGLTGITNEMVENAPHFYEVAKEIVEFTEDCVFVAHNSKFDYGFFKAEFRALGYEYERDTLCTVKLSRKLLPGKRSYSLGKLSAELGIEISARHRAAGDARATVTLFEMLLANDFEGIIGGGKAPSKGEYATGLSPAVVQNLPNKIGVYYLYDADGMLIYVGKSTNIKSRILQHLNNYETEKGVRMMEEIASIDFEICGSELISLLLESHEIKKHRPKFNRAARRNSYTYGLYEHMNSKGYRELKVKSQKEQEVPLCTYSTMTEGRRHLEWLKEEYELCPCLCGLYKSEKGCFHVSVGQCSGAHLGQSLLRKYNAKVDRVLEQFAYPEPNFFILDRGRDDTEQSAVLIEEGRYKGFGYIPTDQPVELVDQLRLYITPYEDNRHTQSLILGFLRQNQKADIRYFESTS from the coding sequence TTGTATTGCATCATAGATATAGAGACCACGGGCGGAAGTGCGCGTAATGAGCGCATTACCGAAATTGCCATGTACAAGCACGACGGTTTTAAAATCGTTGCGGAGTGGCAAAGCCTGATCAATCCCGAAAAGCGAATTCCCTATAACATTACTGGTCTTACGGGCATCACCAATGAAATGGTCGAAAACGCGCCGCACTTCTATGAGGTGGCGAAGGAGATCGTCGAGTTTACGGAGGATTGCGTCTTTGTGGCGCACAACAGCAAGTTCGATTACGGCTTTTTCAAGGCGGAATTCAGGGCGCTGGGTTACGAGTATGAACGCGATACACTGTGCACGGTCAAACTCAGTCGAAAGCTACTGCCAGGCAAACGTTCTTACAGCCTCGGGAAGCTATCCGCTGAGCTGGGCATCGAGATATCGGCCCGTCACCGTGCCGCCGGAGATGCCCGTGCCACGGTTACGCTTTTTGAGATGCTCTTGGCCAATGATTTTGAAGGGATCATTGGCGGAGGAAAAGCTCCGAGCAAAGGGGAATACGCCACCGGACTGAGTCCGGCCGTCGTCCAGAACCTGCCGAATAAAATTGGTGTCTACTACCTGTACGATGCTGACGGTATGCTGATTTATGTCGGTAAGAGCACCAATATCAAGTCTCGAATTCTTCAGCACCTCAACAATTACGAGACGGAAAAAGGCGTACGTATGATGGAGGAGATCGCCTCGATCGACTTCGAAATCTGTGGAAGCGAGTTGATTTCCCTTCTGCTGGAAAGCCACGAGATCAAGAAGCATCGGCCAAAGTTTAATCGCGCCGCAAGGCGCAACAGCTACACCTACGGTCTATATGAGCACATGAACAGTAAGGGATATCGCGAGCTAAAGGTCAAATCCCAAAAAGAACAGGAGGTGCCGCTATGCACCTATTCCACCATGACGGAAGGTCGCCGGCATCTCGAATGGCTCAAGGAAGAATACGAGCTCTGCCCCTGTTTATGCGGACTGTACAAAAGCGAAAAAGGGTGTTTTCACGTCTCTGTGGGGCAATGTAGCGGAGCACATCTGGGGCAGAGCCTGCTGAGGAAGTACAATGCCAAAGTGGACCGAGTGCTGGAGCAGTTTGCTTATCCCGAGCCCAACTTCTTCATTTTGGACCGAGGGCGCGACGATACTGAGCAGAGCGCCGTACTCATTGAAGAAGGCCGATACAAGGGCTTTGGGTATATTCCTACCGATCAGCCCGTAGAGCTTGTGGATCAACTACGTCTGTACATCACACCGTACGAAGACAACCGCCATACCCAAAGCTTGATTCTCGGATTTTTAAGGCAAAACCAAAAAGCGGATATCCGGTACTTCGAATCAACATCATGA
- a CDS encoding serine/threonine protein phosphatase: protein MEKSRLFVIGDVHGCLHTYEALISKHWNPDREILIQVGDLINRGKYSLETVQYCQELELKYPGRVAFMKGNHEWDLLQYLQGSPRLKWLRGGGSKLLKQLYAQPDAYMSFVKWIHALPLSWENDCALVSHAGWALSATDPFKEDSRLSVLNNRRPILNVGKTQVIGHTPQKNGKPKFDKRANCWTIDTGAYLGIGLTGIKVSKKGNVKDVCYLSTDKRDIK, encoded by the coding sequence GTGGAAAAATCCCGGCTTTTTGTCATTGGAGATGTTCATGGCTGCCTTCATACCTATGAAGCGCTCATCAGTAAGCATTGGAATCCTGACCGAGAAATACTCATCCAAGTCGGTGACCTCATCAATCGAGGCAAATACAGCTTAGAAACCGTTCAGTACTGTCAAGAACTTGAATTGAAGTACCCAGGGCGTGTAGCCTTTATGAAGGGGAATCATGAATGGGACTTACTCCAATACCTTCAAGGAAGTCCACGCCTGAAATGGTTGCGCGGTGGCGGGTCTAAGCTCCTCAAACAACTTTACGCTCAGCCAGATGCATATATGAGCTTTGTGAAGTGGATTCATGCTCTACCCCTTTCGTGGGAGAATGACTGCGCATTGGTCAGCCATGCCGGTTGGGCCTTGAGCGCCACCGACCCCTTTAAAGAAGATAGCCGCCTCAGCGTCTTAAATAACCGTCGACCGATTTTAAATGTCGGCAAGACTCAGGTCATTGGACATACCCCGCAGAAAAACGGCAAACCCAAATTTGACAAACGGGCCAATTGTTGGACCATTGACACCGGTGCCTACTTGGGTATTGGATTGACCGGAATTAAGGTCAGTAAGAAAGGAAATGTGAAGGACGTGTGTTATCTTTCTACAGACAAGCGCGACATCAAGTAG
- the dnaN gene encoding DNA polymerase III subunit beta, translated as MKFIVSSTQLLKELQTIGGVINSSNTLPILDNFLFEIKENELKITASDLETTISTRLEAQSDEEGSAAIPSRLLLDTLKTFPEQPLTFLLDPESKKVELSSDYGKYSLSYLDGEEFPKAQALEDPSTASIQPEIMATAINKTLFASGNDDLRPVMSGVFFQFSSEHVRFVATDAHKLVRYTRTDATTDSSAEFIMPKKPLNLLKSILGSADGEVTVEYNDSNARFLFDGIDMSCRLIDGKYPNYEAVIPQTNPNKLTVNRTAFLSSVRRVSIFSNKTTHQIRLKIAGNELQISAEDLDFANKADERLTCQYEGEDIEIGFNSRFLVEMLSNLESENVNLEMSAPNRAGILLPLDGSEEGEDVLMLVMPVMLNN; from the coding sequence ATGAAATTCATTGTTTCGAGCACCCAGCTTTTAAAGGAACTACAGACGATTGGCGGGGTCATCAACAGCAGCAATACGCTTCCGATTCTCGACAACTTCTTGTTCGAGATTAAAGAAAACGAATTGAAGATCACGGCTTCCGACTTGGAAACCACTATTTCTACGCGCTTGGAAGCACAGAGCGATGAAGAAGGAAGCGCAGCTATCCCCTCTCGCCTTCTCCTCGATACGCTGAAAACTTTTCCCGAGCAGCCCTTGACCTTCTTGCTCGACCCTGAGAGCAAAAAAGTGGAATTGAGTTCCGACTATGGAAAGTACTCTCTAAGCTATTTGGACGGTGAAGAATTTCCTAAAGCTCAGGCTTTGGAAGACCCCAGTACAGCGAGTATTCAGCCTGAGATTATGGCGACAGCCATCAACAAGACTTTGTTTGCGAGTGGGAACGACGATTTACGCCCCGTAATGTCTGGTGTCTTTTTCCAATTTAGTTCCGAGCATGTTCGTTTTGTGGCCACCGATGCGCATAAGCTCGTACGCTACACACGAACAGATGCCACAACAGATTCTTCCGCCGAATTCATCATGCCGAAGAAACCTCTGAATTTATTGAAGAGCATTTTGGGAAGTGCAGACGGAGAAGTAACCGTTGAGTACAACGATAGCAATGCCCGATTCCTTTTTGACGGCATCGATATGAGCTGTCGTCTGATCGACGGGAAGTATCCGAATTACGAAGCAGTCATTCCGCAAACGAACCCGAATAAGCTCACCGTTAACCGAACTGCTTTCCTGAGCTCGGTCCGTCGTGTGAGTATCTTCTCCAATAAAACGACCCATCAAATCCGCTTGAAGATCGCGGGTAATGAGCTGCAAATCAGCGCTGAAGATCTTGATTTTGCCAACAAGGCAGACGAGCGATTGACGTGTCAATACGAAGGAGAAGACATCGAAATCGGCTTCAACAGCCGTTTTTTAGTAGAAATGCTGAGCAACTTAGAAAGTGAGAACGTCAACTTGGAAATGTCTGCACCTAACCGTGCGGGTATCCTTTTGCCGCTGGACGGCAGCGAGGAAGGCGAGGACGTTTTGATGCTCGTCATGCCTGTGATGCTGAATAACTAA
- a CDS encoding DUF4340 domain-containing protein: MKNRLGLYVVIALILGAVVVYLTMFKDENTTRPQLYDFTVEDTAAVDRIVIKDKRPKETVLIRTEDGWMVDGQYPVRPDAMEVLMETLKRQEMRSFAPENAKERVMNMMSTRGLEVIVESKGAAVKHFYVGGNAPDLLGTYMMIKGSDGPYLVHIPGFNGFLNTRYFADPMLWRDRSIVGISADRIERLTLQYHREPEAGFAIEQPSAGTVGVRSWPGNEPILFDSAAALGYLSEFGRIYFEGLITEEDRIWAKKDSILGSEPVFTLRIEGAGDRDTELVAYYKKALPGTVNEDGTPRSYDLDRFYALLNGKDFILIQNYALRRVLRSRNYFEGEALVSK; this comes from the coding sequence ATGAAGAACAGACTAGGACTCTATGTAGTAATCGCCCTTATTCTAGGTGCGGTGGTCGTCTATTTGACCATGTTCAAAGACGAAAACACCACCCGACCTCAGCTCTACGATTTCACAGTTGAAGATACCGCAGCAGTGGATCGAATTGTGATTAAAGACAAGCGTCCAAAAGAAACAGTGTTGATCAGAACCGAAGACGGCTGGATGGTCGACGGTCAATATCCCGTACGTCCTGATGCTATGGAGGTACTGATGGAGACCTTGAAGCGCCAAGAGATGAGAAGCTTTGCACCGGAAAATGCCAAGGAGCGCGTGATGAATATGATGAGCACTCGCGGTCTCGAAGTTATTGTGGAGAGCAAAGGCGCCGCGGTAAAGCACTTCTACGTGGGTGGAAACGCTCCGGACTTGCTTGGGACATACATGATGATCAAGGGCTCCGATGGCCCCTATTTGGTACATATCCCAGGATTCAACGGTTTCCTGAACACACGGTACTTCGCAGACCCCATGCTGTGGCGAGATCGAAGCATTGTCGGAATTAGTGCTGATCGCATTGAGCGTCTTACGTTGCAATATCATCGAGAGCCTGAAGCCGGGTTTGCCATAGAGCAGCCTTCCGCAGGAACCGTTGGGGTTCGCAGCTGGCCAGGTAATGAGCCCATTTTATTTGATTCGGCGGCTGCTCTGGGATACTTGAGTGAGTTCGGGCGAATTTATTTCGAAGGGTTAATCACGGAAGAAGACCGTATCTGGGCTAAGAAGGACAGCATTCTCGGAAGTGAACCTGTATTCACTTTGCGCATTGAAGGCGCTGGAGATCGAGACACAGAGCTTGTGGCTTACTACAAAAAGGCACTTCCAGGAACAGTGAATGAGGACGGAACCCCTCGGTCCTACGATTTGGACCGCTTTTACGCTCTGCTCAATGGGAAGGATTTCATCTTAATTCAGAACTACGCCTTACGTCGAGTTCTTAGGAGCAGAAACTACTTTGAAGGAGAGGCGCTTGTTAGTAAGTAG
- the gldG gene encoding gliding motility-associated ABC transporter substrate-binding protein GldG: MNNRTDILRLILLLLILVLLNVLGSFQYFRLDLTAEGRYTLSEPTKEVLDGLEDKVLFRVYLEGEFPSGFRRLSNETKRMLREFRAYNDNIEFEFVDPSAGESEEERQQLYRQLTEKGIEGTQLQINEGDQRSSQIIFPGGVVYYFGREGVFTLLKSQAGASPEAQLNTSIQSLEFELANALRKLQANDRKGIGFVEGHGELSDLETEGIGRVLKESYDLARLDLRSFEVDSVSGQISIAVKQAQLNRFDLLVIAKPRETFADLDKYLLDQFVMQGGKIIWLIDAVFADMDSLSTKNQALSYPLDLGLNDILFRYGVRLNDHLVQDALCAEIPVVVNQVNGVPQYEFFLGFYFPLAMPYQDHPIVSNINPVRFEFPASIDTIVTPGVQKTILLSSSRYTKTTQAPTNIRLSSLNEQPQPEEFTEQYLPLAVLLEGTFTSNFKNRLQPRDGNGEELSLIEESEPTAQIVIADGDVVKNQFQRGEALRLGYDKFTGNQYGNEDLILNAVDYLLDDSGLTAVRSRELQLRLLDATRIRGSMTYWKTLNTALPLVLVVLMGLLLNYWRRRKYAK; encoded by the coding sequence GTGAACAATAGAACCGACATCCTCCGACTGATACTACTGCTCCTCATCTTGGTGTTGCTAAACGTATTGGGTTCGTTCCAATACTTCCGTTTAGACCTGACCGCCGAAGGGCGTTATACTTTGAGTGAACCGACCAAGGAAGTGCTGGATGGCCTTGAAGACAAAGTACTGTTCCGAGTATACTTAGAAGGAGAATTCCCTTCAGGATTCCGCCGCCTGAGCAATGAGACCAAAAGAATGCTTCGCGAATTCAGGGCGTACAACGACAATATTGAATTCGAGTTCGTCGACCCCAGCGCTGGCGAAAGTGAAGAGGAACGCCAGCAGCTTTATCGTCAGTTGACCGAAAAGGGGATTGAGGGCACTCAACTTCAGATCAACGAAGGCGATCAGCGCAGTTCACAAATCATCTTCCCGGGCGGCGTTGTATACTACTTCGGTCGTGAAGGGGTGTTTACCCTTCTCAAGAGTCAGGCTGGGGCCAGTCCCGAAGCCCAATTGAATACCTCTATTCAGTCTTTAGAGTTTGAGCTTGCCAATGCGCTGCGCAAACTTCAAGCGAACGATCGCAAAGGGATTGGCTTTGTCGAAGGGCACGGGGAATTGAGCGATCTGGAAACCGAAGGTATTGGTCGGGTTCTGAAAGAGTCCTACGATTTGGCCAGACTGGATCTGCGCTCTTTCGAAGTCGACTCGGTGAGTGGTCAAATCAGCATTGCTGTGAAGCAGGCTCAATTGAACCGTTTTGATTTGCTTGTGATCGCCAAACCAAGGGAGACCTTTGCCGACCTAGACAAATACCTATTGGATCAATTCGTGATGCAAGGCGGAAAGATCATCTGGCTCATCGATGCCGTATTCGCCGATATGGATTCCTTGTCGACCAAGAACCAAGCCCTCTCCTATCCGCTGGACTTGGGATTGAACGACATCCTGTTCCGGTACGGTGTTCGACTCAACGACCATTTGGTTCAGGATGCGCTGTGTGCCGAAATTCCCGTGGTCGTTAATCAAGTAAACGGGGTCCCCCAGTACGAGTTCTTCCTTGGCTTTTACTTTCCCTTGGCCATGCCCTACCAGGATCACCCGATTGTGTCCAATATCAATCCCGTGCGATTTGAGTTCCCTGCATCCATTGATACGATTGTCACCCCTGGAGTGCAGAAGACCATTCTATTATCGAGTTCTCGCTACACCAAAACCACGCAGGCTCCGACAAACATTCGATTGAGTTCTTTGAACGAACAACCTCAGCCCGAAGAGTTTACAGAGCAGTACCTACCCTTGGCCGTTCTGCTGGAGGGCACCTTCACCTCGAATTTTAAGAATCGCCTTCAACCGCGTGATGGAAACGGTGAAGAACTCTCTTTGATTGAAGAATCTGAGCCAACCGCGCAAATTGTGATTGCCGATGGTGACGTAGTGAAAAACCAATTTCAAAGGGGCGAGGCCCTTCGATTGGGGTACGATAAGTTCACCGGAAATCAATACGGCAATGAAGACCTCATTCTAAATGCCGTGGATTACCTCTTGGACGACTCGGGCCTCACCGCTGTTCGTTCTCGGGAATTGCAATTGCGCTTGCTCGATGCTACGCGCATTCGCGGTTCCATGACGTATTGGAAAACCTTGAATACCGCCCTACCGTTAGTACTGGTAGTACTGATGGGACTATTGTTGAACTACTGGAGACGAAGAAAATACGCGAAGTAA
- the gldF gene encoding gliding motility-associated ABC transporter permease subunit GldF, translating to MWSLFRKEISSFLSSIIGYLVILVFLLITSLFLWVFDGEFNILNAGYATLDPLFIIAPFVFLFLIPAITMRMFADEHKAGTMELLATRPISDLSIVLAKFLAGWALVALALVPTLLYYYTVSTLGAPAGNIDSGGTMGSYIGLLLLAGAYVSIGLFASSLTSNQIVAFIVALFLSFLLYLGLDNLASWSLLGPADYLVEQLGMSSHYVSMSRGVLDSRDVLYFFSLMAAFTAGCVTVLQSRKW from the coding sequence ATGTGGAGCCTTTTCCGCAAGGAGATCAGTAGTTTCTTGAGCTCGATCATCGGATATCTGGTGATTCTCGTCTTCTTGTTGATTACCTCGTTGTTTCTATGGGTCTTCGACGGGGAATTCAATATCCTCAATGCCGGATATGCCACCCTAGACCCCTTGTTCATTATTGCCCCCTTCGTTTTTCTTTTCCTCATCCCGGCCATTACCATGCGGATGTTTGCGGACGAACACAAAGCGGGAACTATGGAGCTGCTCGCTACTCGGCCCATCAGCGATCTCAGCATTGTTCTGGCCAAATTCTTGGCCGGTTGGGCATTGGTAGCGCTGGCCTTGGTGCCGACGCTCCTTTATTATTATACGGTCTCAACCCTTGGGGCTCCGGCCGGAAACATTGATTCCGGAGGAACCATGGGCTCCTATATTGGCTTACTCCTCCTCGCAGGGGCCTACGTAAGTATTGGACTCTTCGCCTCCAGCTTAACCAGTAATCAGATCGTTGCCTTTATCGTCGCCCTCTTCCTGAGCTTCCTACTCTATTTAGGACTGGACAATCTCGCTTCATGGTCACTTCTAGGACCCGCGGATTACCTCGTAGAACAATTGGGCATGAGCAGTCACTACGTCAGCATGAGCCGCGGCGTTTTGGATTCCCGTGACGTCCTCTACTTCTTTTCTTTAATGGCTGCCTTCACGGCAGGATGTGTCACCGTCCTTCAAAGCAGAAAGTGGTGA
- a CDS encoding antibiotic biosynthesis monooxygenase, protein MIVRIVKMTFRPEGINDFLHIFEQSKELIRGFEGCEHLELLQHAEHEHVFFTYSWWRHPDDLEAYRHSALFKEVWANTKALFGDKPEAWSLNKKVEV, encoded by the coding sequence ATGATTGTACGCATCGTCAAGATGACCTTCAGGCCCGAAGGGATTAATGATTTTTTGCACATCTTTGAGCAGAGCAAAGAGCTCATACGCGGCTTCGAGGGATGTGAACACCTCGAGCTCTTGCAACATGCGGAGCACGAGCACGTTTTCTTCACTTACTCCTGGTGGAGACATCCTGATGATCTGGAAGCCTACCGTCACTCAGCGCTCTTTAAAGAAGTTTGGGCAAACACGAAGGCATTGTTTGGCGATAAGCCAGAGGCGTGGAGTTTGAATAAAAAAGTTGAAGTGTAA
- a CDS encoding SAM-dependent chlorinase/fluorinase, which produces MAIITLTTDYGTKDYHAASVKGSILRELPDAHIVDVTHEIRPFNLSEAAYVLRNAYKDFPKGSIHIIGIDSELTESKPHLAVEVDGHFFIGADTGIFALLFPDLRPSAIIELNIAQDTDSYSFPARDVFVTAACHLARGGKISLLGSARRAFVERKGIQPSVTSDGKEITAAVVYIDHFGNVVTNVTRQIFKDIGKGRDFEIHLPRMRHSKESIRTLRRRYSEMGEGQALALFNSAGHLEIAIAKSDLQTVGGASSLLGISYGETIKITFA; this is translated from the coding sequence ATGGCCATCATCACCCTCACGACGGATTACGGAACCAAAGACTACCACGCTGCATCGGTCAAAGGCTCCATTCTTCGCGAACTTCCGGACGCTCACATCGTGGATGTCACCCATGAGATTCGACCCTTCAATTTGAGCGAAGCCGCATACGTGTTGCGCAATGCCTATAAAGACTTCCCAAAAGGAAGTATTCACATCATCGGAATTGATTCCGAGTTGACGGAAAGCAAACCGCATTTGGCCGTGGAAGTAGACGGTCACTTTTTCATTGGTGCCGATACCGGAATTTTTGCGCTTCTATTTCCGGACCTTCGACCTTCCGCCATCATCGAGTTGAACATCGCACAGGATACGGACAGCTACAGTTTTCCGGCACGAGACGTATTCGTCACTGCAGCCTGCCATCTGGCACGAGGCGGAAAGATATCGCTCCTCGGATCGGCCCGTAGGGCATTTGTAGAAAGAAAAGGAATTCAACCAAGTGTAACGAGCGATGGCAAGGAGATTACTGCGGCCGTGGTTTACATCGATCATTTTGGTAATGTGGTGACCAACGTAACACGTCAGATCTTCAAGGACATTGGCAAGGGTCGTGACTTTGAGATTCACTTACCCAGGATGCGTCACAGCAAAGAGAGCATTAGAACCCTGCGTCGCCGCTACAGCGAAATGGGAGAAGGTCAAGCGCTGGCCTTATTCAACAGCGCAGGGCATTTAGAAATCGCCATCGCCAAAAGTGATTTGCAAACGGTCGGGGGTGCCAGTAGCCTGCTGGGCATAAGCTATGGTGAAACCATTAAAATCACCTTTGCATGA